One segment of Solanum stenotomum isolate F172 chromosome 1, ASM1918654v1, whole genome shotgun sequence DNA contains the following:
- the LOC125874111 gene encoding uncharacterized protein At2g33490, which translates to MKTSLKKLRGLATLRHEKKERRHRQPSDELAMAAQDMQEMKDCYDRLLSAAAATANGAYEFSESLREMGDCLLEKTALNDDEESGKVLLMLGKLQFQLQRLVDNYRSHIIQTISVPSESLINELRVVEEMKMQCDDKREVYEKMMQKHRDKGRIKGTKGEHISSHQLEVAYEDYDQGANVFVFRMKSLRQGQSRNLLTQASRHHAAQLSFFKKALKSLEEIEPHVKLVTDLHHIDYHFRGLEEDDGVNAGNEDENSSVDDSDDGSESLDDGELSFDYGQNDQVYTSTHSMELDKVDVAVPQVALKGASKENLSKSHGGNSFSFFRDVNSTKSAPLLSGRKPDPAEGAARMTSSLSNKFQPYVLPTPVEAKIPESVKSHNIDPQTKRTSQATSVVQKWHSSPLDQFKYEKLVAGDKFSGPITMNTQSVPTESKNNASTGWLPPPLSEGLSSAQRDLSNAKKVKRQAFSGPLTAKPWPKKPIVSSGSPIASSGYPLHFSLPFLHTSMLEPSSTPKLSSRTSLMSSPKISELHELPRPPAKVTSTRPLRPVTRSGPLVSEVQDFSPTNKAAVSSAASTLPTPPALPRSYSIPSRGQIETSLHVSKPLEDMASSPPLTPIALVKDHHTSPAS; encoded by the exons atgaaaacatcTTTGAAGAAATTGCGAGGATTGGCTACTCTTAGACATGAAAAGAAAGAACGAAGGCATCGCCAACCTTCCGATGAGCTTGCTATGGCTGCtcag GATATGCAAGAAATGAAAGATTGCTACGATAGGTTACTTTCTGCAGCAGCTGCAACTGCAAATGGTGCATATG AATTTTCTGAATCGTTGCGAGAAATGGGCGATTGTCTTCTTGAGAAAACGGCATTGAATGATGACGAAGAAAGCG GTAAGGTGTTACTAATGCTAGGTAAACTGCAGTTTCAGCTTCAGAGACTTGTAGATAACTAT CGGTCTCATATTATTCAGACTATCTCAGTCCCCTCAGAATCCCTTATCAATGAACTGCGCGTAGTTGAG GAAATGAAGATGCAATGTGACGACAAGAG AGAAGTGTATGAGAAGATGATGCAAAAACACAGAGATAAAGGCAGGATAAAAGGAACTAAGGGAGAACATATTTCTTCTCATCAGCTGGAAGTAGCTTATGAAGACTATGATCAGGGGGCAAATGTTTTTGTATTCCGTATGAAGTCCCTCAGGCAAGGACAATCCCGCAACCTTTTAACACAGGCATCTCGACACCATGCTGCTCAG TTATCTTTCTTCAAGAAAGCCCTCAAGTCCCTTGAGGAGATTGAGCCACATGTCAAACTGGTGACGGATCTGCATCATATTGATTACCACTTCCGTGGGCTTGAAGAAGATGATGGAGTTAATGCTGGCAATGAGGATGAAAACAGTTCCGTGGATGACTCTGATGATGGATCTGAGTCGCTTGATGATGGTGAACTGAGTTTTGACTATGGACAGAATGACCAGGTTTATACATCAACCCATTCAATGGAG TTGGATAAGGTGGATGTTGCAGTTCCCCAAGTTGCTTTGAAGGGTGCATCTAAG GAAAATCTCAGTAAGAGTCATGGTGGGAACAGTTTTTCCTTCTTCAGGGATGTCAACAGCACTAAATCAGCACCACTTTTGTCTGGGAGGAAACCAGATCCTGCTGAGGGTGCCGCACGAATGACTTCGTCACTCTCAAACAAGTTTCAACCATATGTTCTACCCACACCAGTGGAGGCGAAGATTCCAGAATCAGTAAAATCGCATAACATAGACCCTCAAACAAAGCGAACTAGCCAGGCTACTAGTGTAGTTCAGAAGTGGCATTCCTCCCCTTTGGATcagttcaaatatgaaaagcTTGTGGCAGGTGATAAGTTCTCTGGACCTATCACCATGAATACACAATCAGTTCCCACAGAGAGCAAAAACAATGCAAGTACTGGTTGGTTGCCCCCGCCACTGTCAGAAGGCCTCTCATCTGCACAACGTGATTTGTCCAATGCCAAAAAGGTCAAGAGACAAGCCTTTTCTGGTCCATTGACGGCAAAGCCATGGCCAAAGAAGCCCATTGTTTCTTCTGGTAGTCCAATTGCCTCATCTGGATACCCTCTGCATTTTTCTCTGCCTTTCTTGCATACTTCAATGCTTGAACCTTCATCGACCCCTAAATTATCTTCACGTACTTCCCTCATGTCATCACCTAAAATAAGTGAGCTACACGAACTACCTAGACCACCAGCTAAAGTAACCTCTACAAGACCCTTACGTCCGGTTACTCGTTCAGGACCTTTGGTCTCAGAAGTTCAGGATTTTTCTCCTACAAATAAAGCGGCAGTATCTTCAGCTGCTTCTACCCTACCAACGCCTCCAGCTCTTCCTCGTAGTTACTCTATACCATCTCGGGGTCAGATAGAAACATCACTTCATGTTTCTAAGCCACTGGAAGATATGGCTTCATCACCTCCTTTAACGCCAATAGCCTTGGTGAAGGACCACCATACTTCCCCTGCTTCGTAG
- the LOC125843928 gene encoding leucine-rich repeat protein 1 — MRFIALVFLVGALAIIAVECNSEGDALNAFKTNVADPNNVLQSWDPTLVNPCTWLHVTCNSQNSVVRVDLGDANLSGSLVPQLGMLNNLQYLQIQSNSISGAIPSELGNLTKLVSLGLENNKLSGLIPSSLGNLKSLRWMRLDSNKLSGEIPISVLKLVLWGNLQLMNVSDNKLAGTVRHTNKTGFAITTIVQDFKA; from the exons ATGAGGTTCATTGCCCTTGTGTTCCTGGTTGGTGCTTTGGCCATTATAGCTGTTGAATGCAACTCTGAAG GAGATGCTCTTAATGCATTCAAAACTAATGTGGCAGACCCAAACAATGTGCTTCAAAGCTGGGACCCAACTTTAGTCAATCCTTGCACATGGTTGCATGTCACGTGCAACTCCCAAAATAGTGTTGTGAGAGT GGACCTAGGTGATGCTAACCTCTCTGGATCCTTGGTACCTCAATTGGGAATGCTAAACAATCTTCAATACTT GCAAATTCAAAGTAATTCAATTAGTGGAGCAATTCCAAGTGAATTAGGGAACCTAACAAAGCTAGTAAGCTTGGGGTTAGAAAATAACAAGCTCAGTGGCCTTATTCCATCATCTCTTGGCAATTTAAAATCCCTACGATGGAT gAGATTGGATAGTAATAAATTATCAGGGGAGATTCCGATTTCCGTCTTGAAGCTCGTCTTGTGGGGCAATTTGCAGCTTAT GAATGTTTCAGACAATAAGCTGGCAGGGACTGTCCGTCATACTAACAAAAcag gaTTTGCAATTACAACAATTGTTCAAGACTTCAAGGCCTAG